A portion of the Stigmatopora argus isolate UIUO_Sarg chromosome 15, RoL_Sarg_1.0, whole genome shotgun sequence genome contains these proteins:
- the serpina10b gene encoding protein Z-dependent protease inhibitor — MDGCLPQRSRIQMAATSKWKMGFFFILMCLVAPGQQASLPFNSIYGLSYKNMDFAMDLYRKISTYHDKNIVFSPLSISTTFAALSMASDGVTYEEILKGLHLENLEQADQKDHIPKLFQMLHMNISQNGATTLDQGMALFVRKHFSIEKTFEDQMKSYFSADVNLVDFENTSASVDLINEYIKQKTRGKVTNMLSSLDPMTVLMMVNTFYFQGGWQMPFNPNYTYNAPFYVDNYNIRQVPMMSLEDKFQTMEETQLGARLLKLPYLEGVSMLILLPNKGVDYNTIDDEITANKILGWIKKLKQTKLEIHIPKFKMEESYSLHDILPEMGFVSLFGRSANLTKLSKDKGLMVSEVLHKAVIDVDEVGTTAAAATTIGIIPYSLPRTFIVNRPFFFFIYHEDTKSLLFMGRVIDPTGN; from the exons ATGGATG GTTGTCTTCCACAACGTTCCCGGATCCAAATGGCAGCCACATCCAAGTGGAAGatgggcttttttttcatactaatgtgCCTCGTCGCTCCGGGGCAGCAAGCATCGCTTCCCTTCAACAGCATTTATGGTCTTTCTTACAAGAACATGGATTTTGCCATGGACCTGTACCGCAAAATATCCACTTACCACGACAAGAACATCGTTTTCTCTCCTCTGAGCATTTCCACCACTTTTGCCGCCCTCTCCATGGCCTCGGACGGCGTCACGTACGAGGAGATACTGAAAGGACTCCACCTGGAGAATCTGGAGCAAGCTGACCAGAAAGATCACATTCCCAAGCTGTTCCAGATGCTCCACATGAACATCTCGCAGAATGGGGCCACTACACTGGACCAAGGAATGGCCCTCTTTGTCCGCAAGCACTTTAGTATAGAGAAGACCTTTGAGGATCAGATGAAGTCCTATTTTTCCGCAGACGTTAACCTTGTAGACTTTGAAAACACCAGCGCCAGCGTCGATCTCATTAATGAGTACATAAAACAAAAGACCAGAGGAAAAGTGACAAATATGCTTTCCAGCCTCGATCCGATGACCGTGCTCATGATGGTCAACACTTTCTACTTCCAGG GTGGCTGGCAGATGCCCTTCAACCCCAACTACACGTACAACGCCCCATTTTACGTAGACAACTACAATATTCGGCAAGTTCCAATGATGTCGCTCGAGGACAAGTTTCAAACGATGGAAGAAACTCAACTCGGTGCCCGTTTGCTGAAACTGCCCTACTTGGAGGGCGTGTCTATGCTCATCCTGCTGCCCAACAAAGGCGTGGACTACAACACTATCGATGACGAGATCACAGCGAATAAGATACTCGGTTGGATCAAGAAACTGAAACAAAC TAAACTGGAGATCCACATCCCCAAATTCAAGATGGAGGAATCGTACTCTTTGCACGACATTCTCCCAGAAATGGGCTTCGTCAGTCTATTTGGCAGGTCTGCCAATTTGACAAAACTGAGCAAAGACAAAGGCCTAATGGTTTCCGAG GTGCTTCACAAGGCCGTCATTGATGTGGACGAGGTGGGGACCACGGCAGCGGCGGCCACAACCATTGGAATTATTCCTTATTCCTTACCCAGGACCTTCATTGTCAACcgtccgttttttttcttcatctacCACGAAGACACAAAATCCTTGTTGTTCATGGGAAGGGTAATTGACCCCACCGGAAACTAG